The following proteins come from a genomic window of Montipora capricornis isolate CH-2021 chromosome 9, ASM3666992v2, whole genome shotgun sequence:
- the LOC138017701 gene encoding uncharacterized protein, whose product MSDLPCILLVKPKELEIIFSYSQFQRLNDNKRVTVPGGLEILHLNIRSLRNRAHLLELRELAFEKKSDIITISETWLNTSVTSAEVQIEGYKLHRLDRLHKRGGGVCAYVRKDLKSSVLKDLTSISERNFHQLWIKVQYKKFKSIIICVTYRPDDSPLSSFEELLKPCYIQALTLDKPITILGDLNCDGPNETCTEFKALKNFYTDMNLKQLITKPTRITATTQSLLDVILVSSNNKVLDSGVLHGPISDHSIVFTKLKVKKPKATTQSITTRSYKNYNADNFAIDLAEEADSLLTIFDQSDVDSKLTILNDTLQSVLNAHAPLKEIKIRSRPCPFVNQEIKVLMKSRDRLLKQFTQSRQDNDWKIFKLSRDLVKEKLLEAEREYTLEEVSANKTNSSSLWKIINRAIPSKDIQGPSFTKDTSVLADEFNQFFAQVGPNAAKAVLSLREEHNITAQEHSTEVTTTITTPVELFNLRTVS is encoded by the coding sequence ATGTCTGATTTACCTTGCATTTTGCTGGTAAAGCCAAAGGAATTGGAAATCATATTTTCATATTCACAATTCCAGCGGTTAAATGATAACAAACGAGTTACAGTGCCCGGCGGGCTTGAAATCCTCCACTTGAATATTAGATCACTGAGAAATCGCGCTCATTTACTTGAATTACGAGAACTggcatttgaaaagaaaagtgacatTATTACTATCTCTGAGACTTGGCTCAATACCTCCGTCACCTCAGCTGAGGTACAAATTGAGGGATACAAACTGCATCGTTTAGACCGTCTTCACAAGAGAGGTGGTGGAGTCTGTGCTTACGTCCGCAAAGATCTCAAATCATCCGTATTAAAGGACTTGACTTCAATATCCGAAAGAAACTTCCACCAGCTTTGGATAAAAGTTCAGTACAAGAAAtttaaatcaataataatttgcGTGACGTATCGCCCCGACGACTCCCCGCTGAGCTCTTTTGAAGAATTATTGAAGCCCTGCTACATTCAAGCCTTAACGCTGGATAAACCGATTACTATACTTGGTGATCTAAACTGCGACGGCCCCAATGAAACATGCACTGAATTCAAAGCTCTGAAGAATTTTTACACCGACATGAACCTGAAACAACTTATCACAAAACCAACCAGGATAACAGCAACTACTCAATCTCTGCTTGATGTTATCCTCGTCTCCTCTAACAACAAAGTGCTTGACAGTGGGGTTTTGCATGGGCCAATTAGCGATCATTCAATAGTCTTCACAAAGCTCAAGGTTAAAAAACCCAAAGCTACCACTCAATCTATCACTACACGAAGTTATAAGAACTATAATGCAGACAACTTTGCCATAGACCTTGCCGAGGAAGCAGATTCCCTGCTCACTATCTTTGACCAATCAGATGTTGACTCCAAGCTTACCATTTTAAATGACACCCTACAATCTGTCTTAAACGCTCATGCTCccttgaaagaaattaaaattcgGAGTAGACCATGCCCCTTTGTGAACCAGGAAATCAAGGTCCTTATGAAATCACGAGATCGCCTCCTGAAGCAATTTACTCAATCACGCCAGGACAATGATtggaaaatttttaaactatCTCGTGATTTGGTCAAGGAAAAACTACTTGAAGCTGAAAGAGAGTACACTCTAGAGGAGGTCTCAGCCAACAAAACCAATTCGAGCTCCCTGTGGAAAATCATAAATCGCGCTATTCCATCCAAAGATATCCAGGGACCTTCCTTTACAAAGGATACGTCAGTCTTAGCTGATGAATTCAATCAATTTTTTGCCCAAGTCGGCCCAAATGCTGCGAAAGCTGTACTGAGCTTAAGGGAAGAACATAACATCACAGCCCAGGAACATTCAACTGAAGTTACCACTACTATCACTACTCCTGTGGAACTCTTCAACTTGAGAACAGTTTCATGA
- the LOC138017702 gene encoding uncharacterized protein, with protein MRPILSATGTYNYKLAKWLDEKLKPLSVNDHTVGDIFVFADELREMKIKEHDVLVSYDVSSLFTNVPVDKTIESIAERAFENDWFNKEHDLNITKQALIELLRIATKNQLFQFEGNLYEQVDGVAMGSPLGPLMANAFMCNIEKQLETENKMPAFYKRYVDDTLSAMPDVEAAIDFLTTLNNSHPSIDFTMELEENCRLPFLGMNVIRNGCYLNTTVYRKPTDTGLLLHYHSHVDARYKRSLINTMLNRAFKLSSTWKAFHEECDPLQEIFPRQCYPEDHVQSTIRLFVDSPVSEESRTYVDEKRGDPIRVVLPFKDQKSANAVRRQLADLSRKISRDITPVYTSKKIKEEIRVREEKPPFVSQQCVVYQFKCDLCDAGYVGYTCRHLHQRIEEHKGATIGDHLREKHALEPNNIAKSFRILRKCQNKFDCLVFEMFL; from the coding sequence ATGCGTCCCATCTTATCTGCCACAGGAACATACAATTATAAACTTGCCAAGTGGCTGGACGAAAAGCTAAAGCCCTTGTCCGTCAACGACCATACCGTCggtgacatttttgtttttgctgacGAACTCCGTGAAATGAAAATCAAAGAGCATGATGTTTTGGTGTCGTATGATGTGTCATCACTCTTTACTAATGTTCCTGTGGACAAAACCATTGAGAGTATTGCAGAGAGAGCCTTTGAGAACGACTGGTTCAACAAAGAACACGATCTTAATATCACGAAGCAGGCCCTGATAGAACTGTTAAGAATCGCCACCAAAAATCAGCTTTTCCAGTTTGAAGGAAACTTGTACGAACAAGTGGACGGTGTGGCAATGGGCTCGCCGCTGGGGCCTCTCATGGCAAACGCCTTCATGTGTAACATCGAGAAACAGctggaaacagaaaacaagatgCCCGCCTTTTACAAGcgctatgttgatgacaccCTTAGCGCAATGCCTGATGTTGAagcagctatagatttcttaaCGACACTAAACAACAGTCACCCTTCTATTGATTTCACAATGGAGCTCGAAGAAAATTGCAGACTACCCTTTCTTGGAATGAACGTAATCAGGAATGGATGCTACCTGAACACAACGGTGTACCGAAAACCAACTGACACCGGACTGTTGTTACATTATCACAGCCACGTTGACGCGAGATATAAACGGTCACTGATAAATACCATGCTTAACCGTGCGTTTAAGCTCTCGTCTACATGGAAGGCCTTTCACGAGGAATGTGACCCCCTCCAAGAGATCTTTCCCCGTCAGTGTTATCCTGAAGATCATGTGCAGTCCACCATCCGCCTTTTCGTTGATTCACCAGTTTCCGAGGAATCACGCACATACGTTGATGAGAAGCGTGGGGACCCAATCAGAGTCGTGTTGCCCTTCAAGGACCAAAAATCTGCGAACGCCGTACGGAGACAACTTGCCGACCTAAGCCGTAAGATCAGTAGGGATATTACCcctgtctacacgagcaaaaagATCAAAGAAGAGATCCGGGTCCGTGAAGAGAAGCCACCCTTTGTAAGCCAACAGTGCGTTGTGTAccaattcaagtgtgacctgtgcgacgCAGGTTATGTCGGATATACCTGCCGGCACCTTCACCAGCGCATTGAAGAGCACAAAGGGGCAACCATCGGCGACCATCTGAGAGAGAAACATGCATTGGAACCTAACAACATCGCAAAGAGTTTTAGAATTCTGAGAAAgtgccagaacaagtttgattgtcttgtttttgaaatgtttttataa